The genomic stretch ACTAAGGTAATCACTTTTTGATGAAATTCTACTACATCTTCGAAGCTTTTTCTTATTATGATGCTTCAATTGGGTGTTGAGAATTGCTATCCCCATGAATAGTGATGTTAGAGGAGTGTGTGATGCTATAACCATGGCCATGATTGCTACTATGCCACATGTTGCTGTCACACAAATACCAAACAACCTCTTCAAGTACTTCAAAATCCTCTGTTTCCTTCCAATTTTTGTTCTCATTGATCTCAAATGGCGCAACACGGACGAGTACTTATCGTTTATGAGCTTGAAGTTGTGGTTCGAAAAAGGGTTGCTTGAGGACATGAATGAGTTGAGCTCAAAGACGATTAGTTCGAAATTCTGTGAAGATTCGCAATTATTCTTATTACTGTCCAGTGCTCTTTGAATGAATTCATGAGTATAGTGGATTTGGTTGATGCTTTTGAGAAGACAGGTGCAAATGTGTGATGCCTCAGCACTAATGTCAAAGTAACTTAGCATAAGGTTTCTGAGTTCTAGAGTCATTGAAATTGTTGCTGATTCAACAAGGGAAAGGATACTTTCTTGATCAGGTTCAAGGAGGAATTCTAAGAAGGTGTTGTGGCTATAATTTATGGAAGATTGTGTTGCAAGTAATTGAGCTTTGTTGAAGCAATCAGCATATGATTTTGTCCTAAGTGCTCTTAAGTACTCCTCATGAAAGTtgatgtttatttgattttgtcctaacagaaaaataaaatatgatctCAGAAAGAAGCtaatttattaacaaaatgaCATAGTACTAAGAAAAAATACTTGCCAAAATTAATATCATGATTTGCCTCTTATTAAGAAGATAAAACTTGATAATTAACCCTTTCAAAATCTTGTTTATCATTTTCAATGTTACAACAAGTAAGCCATCATCTTATCTGATACCAACCAATCAGGTTGCTTAGATCTCCAAGGATTTGAAAGAAGATGCTAATAATTAAATGGAATTCTATAGCCAAATGAAAAGTGGTGAAATTGAATTATAAGAGCATGCATATGTATACCTTGGTTGGCTTCCATCTTGGTTGATCTGAGGAACAAACTTTATGCTGCAAAAGCTAAGAACAACAGAAATTGAATTATATGAACTAACTTGGCTTTTAAGGAAGGCcgatataaatatttaaatttgagaTTTTTCTTTGGTAATAAAAGTCCCATAAAAGATCAACTacagaaatatatatataaaataaaagttacTAATTTTAAAGTGAATCAAAGAAATAGAGCACTAAAGATATAGAATATTGTAAATCAGTGCAGAGTTATGTAAACAAGAAGGATAAAATTAGAGATCCTAATAGGTTATTACCTCTTGATTCTTGCATGGCCCATCTGgtgaatttaattttcagtGCTTCAAATTGAACAAAAAATGACTACCGAACAGGAAAGTTATCCAAAGCCACTATCAATAATCTGGTTTGTTTATCTAATCAAACATGTTTTATTGTTCcttatatatgtgtgtgtgtattAAGTAGCTTcatcaagaagaagaaacactTTGAATTGTAAATAGCTGAGAGATGACATGATGAAATGCATATATATTGTTACAATCATGTGGATCAATAATCAAATTATTAGTGTTAACCGGTTAATTAACTAGGTCATCGTAATTATGGGCATGGATGAAGCCTCTAAGCATTAAAGGTATAGCTGTAATTGAGCATTTACCAACTGAAACACACTACCGAGTAGAATAGTAGAGTAAGTCACGCTATATATTTATTCAGAAATTAAAAAGTGTTACTCTTGAGTCTTACCAAATATGGTATGAGATGAAATTGTTAATGACAGATAGATGTCTTTAACCTCAACTTGTGTGTCCAACAAATTATTATTGGATCCCGCTAGGGAGACAATGAAATATctatacaatatataaaaataacaataaatccCATTTATTCTACTTTCTATCCCTAAATCAAATTACCCCCAATTTACCATTGTTGACCATCCATTACCCTAACCCTCAAACATGTCACTGTCGCTCACCAGCCCCCTTCGCCGCATCACTGTCGTTGGTTACCAACCCCTCCTCCGTGCACCCGCCATTCTCGCGACCCGCATCAGCTCCGACGAGAACTGCATCGGCGACCCCTATTCGCTGCCATACACCATCGCTGGCAGCATCCACATCGCACCGTCGGCGCTGAACTACCAGACCGGTGCCTTGTTGTCCAACCTTGCACATCCGTCACCGCCGACCCACCCAGCATCGCCCAGTCTTTGCACTAGTACGCCGTGGCTGGAAGCATCCCCGTGGCACGGTTCGCAGCTGAGGATCCACGCCTTGTGTCGCCGCCTGCCGTGGACCATTCACCGGGACCAGCACGAACATCATAACCAGACCGTCGCCGACCATCCACGGTAAGTGGGTTAGTTTCTTCGTTCCATAATTCATTATTGCTGTTGCATCTTGTTCTAGAGATAGATTATGTTGCTGGGATGGTTAATTCTACATGGTG from Arachis stenosperma cultivar V10309 chromosome 9, arast.V10309.gnm1.PFL2, whole genome shotgun sequence encodes the following:
- the LOC130950353 gene encoding UPF0496 protein At1g20180-like gives rise to the protein MTLELRNLMLSYFDISAEASHICTCLLKSINQIHYTHEFIQRALDSNKNNCESSQNFELIVFELNSFMSSSNPFSNHNFKLINDKYSSVLRHLRSMRTKIGRKQRILKYLKRLFGICVTATCGIVAIMAMVIASHTPLTSLFMGIAILNTQLKHHNKKKLRRCSRISSKSDYLSKVYDQLDIAAKGTYILNRDFDTMSRFVTRIHDEIEHNRTMVQFCLDRKEDKFSLQIVKELEKNDVGFRKQVKELEEHVYLCLVTINKARALVIKEMKK